Below is a genomic region from Mesorhizobium sp. NZP2298.
CACGGTGCCGGCGACCAGGATCTATGTCCTCGAGCGCGGCCAAAAGGCCGGGATCACGCCCTTGCCCGGTATCGCCGCCCTGCCGGCCATCATCAAATTCTCCTATGTGACGCGGTTCGGCCGCGCGGCGCTGTCCGGCGATTTCGCGACGCTGCATTTTCGCCAATGTTCAGCAATCGCTAACCATGTCGGCGTGTTCCGGCTGGAAGTTCCGACCGGCCTCGACAGGATTGGCGAGGCGGTGGAGCTGATCGAAGCCGACCTTGCGGTTGGCAGTTTAGCCGCCGGGGAGCCGGTGGCTGGCCGTCGGCAGCGGTGAGGGCAATCATGTCGAAGTTCTCGATCCTTCGCCTGTCGCTGTTTCATGATGTCGCCGCGTTCGGCGCCGTCATTGCCCAGATCGGCGGGCGACGGACCTGGACGGCGCTGCTGTTCCTCATCCTCGGCAGCCTAACGGAAGGCATCTCGATCCTGCTGCTTGTGCCGCTGCTGCACCTGGTCGGGCGCGCCGACCAGGATTTCGCGGTGCGGTTGCCGAACAATGATTTCGTGCGCTGGCTGGTTCCGGACGGAACGCTGCAACTGACGACGGTGCTGTGCGCGCTGGTCGGGCTCGTTGCCGTGCAGGCAGCATTCAACCGCTTCAAGTCGGTCTACATGGCCAGGCTTCTGTTTGATTTCATCAACCGCTTGCGCATGAACCTGTTCGAGAGCATCGGCAAGGCGCGATGGGGGGTATTCTCGCGCATGCGCAGCTCAGACCTCGACCATGCCCTGACCGGCGACATCGATCGCGTCCAGGGCGCCGCCTTCTCGCTGCTGATGCTGGTGCAGATCGCGGTGCTTTTGGTGGGCTATCTCGTGATCTCCATGTTCATCTCGCCGGTCATGACGGCGTTTGCGATCGTCATCGGCATCGTGATGTTCATAGCGCTGCAGCCGTTTCGCTCGCGCGCCACAGCCTTCGGGCGTGTCCTGACCAGCAACCGCCAGGATCAATACCGGACAGTCTCGGAATTCCTCGGCGGCATCAAGGTGGCCAAGAGCCTGAATGTCGAGGCCAGTTATTTCGCGCAGTTGCAGGCAACCCTGGAAAGGATGAAGGCCGACAACATCGACTATGTGCGCAACAGCTCGATCGGTACCGCCGTATTCCAGGTGACGAGTGTCGTGGGCCTCAGCCTGTTCATCTACGTGGCGCTGGTCCGCTTCAACTTGTCGCTGGCCGAGATTGTCGTGCTGCTCCTGGTTTTCATGCGTATCGCGCCGCGCTTCATGGACATGCAGACGCAGGCCCAGCAGGTGCTGATCAACCTGCCCGCCTATATGGCCATGCGCAGCCTGCAGGCACGCTTCGATGCCGAGCGCGAGCCGGGCCATGCCGAATTCGACGATGCCGAAAAGCTGTCGCTCGATACCGGGCTGAACATTCGCGGCGTCTCCTTCGGCTACGACGAAGGCGCCGGCAAGGCGGTGGTGAGCGACATCACCTTCGGGCTTCCGGCTGGCAAGGTCACCGCCCTGATCGGGCCTTCGGGGTCAGGCAAGAGCACGATCGCCGACATGCTGCTTGGCCTGCTCGAGCCGACCACCGGCAAGATCCTGGTCGACGGTGTCGAGATCGACGCCAGCAATCGCCGTCGCTGGCGCGATCAGGTGGCCTATGTGCCCCAGGACGTGTTCCTGCTGCATGACACGATCGCGGCGAACCTGCGGCTTGCAGCGCCACAGGCCAGCGACGACGCGCTATGGACCGCGCTGCGCGCCGCACATGCTAGCGAATTCGTCGAGCAGCTCGGCCAGCGGCTCGAGACCGTGGTCGGCGACCGTGGCGCGCGCCTCTCAGGTGGCGAGCGCCAGCGCATTGCACTGGCGCGCGCGCTGCTGCGCAAGCCGTCGCTGCTCATCCTCGACGAGGCGACCAGCGCGCTCGATTGGCAGAACCAGGCACTGATCGCCAGGTCGATCGATGGATTGCGCGGCGCAATGACCATCCTGACCATAGCGCACCGGCCTTCGATGATCGCCTTCGCCGACTGGGTGGTGGCGATGGAAGACGGCCGTGTGGTGGAGGTCGGACAGTATCAGCGGCTGAAGGCGAAGCCGGCGAGCCGGCTATCCAGGATGCTGTCGGGAGAACAGTCGGAAACCGAACCCGCCAATGTGGCCTGAGGCTGGATCGGGGGGTCGAGAATTCAGGCTAGGCCGGCATCACCTGAATATCTGAACGCCCTAATGCAGGCTGCGCCGGGCGCTGCCCAGCTTCTCGCCTTCGGGCGCGTCGGGCGAGCTCAGCTTTCTTTCGGCTTCGCGTAGCCTGTCCGCAGGCGTCGGCGCGCTCCTGGCGATCATGGCATAGACGAGGATGAAATAGCCGGCCTGGATAACCGCCGCGCAGATGATGAGGCGCAGCAGCGTCGTGCCCAGCGAGGCGCCGCCAAGCCAGGACCAGGCGACGACGATCGCAAGAGCGAAAAGCATCCCAACGATGAATTTTGGAAGCGACATTACCCAACAGCCCATAAACCGGCTCGGGTCATATCCAACAATTGCCCCACCCGAGCGCCGTCCCTTGTCATGCGGGCTTGTTAAATCACCCGCTCTCGGCCGGTTGCTTCCGGCCTTTCACCCTGTCGCCACTGTGACAGGTATAATTTGCAATTCTATTAAGGCGAGCAGGAGGCGGCAAGGGCAACCGCACATATTTTTGATTGAGCTTACGCGATCGACTCTGTCATGCTGCAACGCACACGACGGCATTTCACTCAACATGCAGCCGACGGCCTTTTTCAGTACAATCCGTAATATTAAGTAGTATTTTATGTTAATAGTCGTGAGGCTCGTACCTTTCTAAAGCACTAATATGTGGCGTCCCAGGCGAACGAGTACGCCCTGCCCAAAAATCGCCCCAAAAAGGTCCGTATTTTTTTCCATTTGCCCATTTATTGTCACAAATTTGCTAAATATTCCGAAAAATGTGCATTGCTAGCTTATTATTTAGTCAATTCATGACGTGACTATTTCAATGGGCCGGGAAATTGTGTGTTGCGCTGCAACATTTTTTTGATATCGTGTGGTGAACCATTCGTTCAACGCATGGAGTTTCCGCATGAGGGATATTGCCAAGTCGGCCACGGCGGGCTTTTCGCAGGCTGACACCGATTTTCCGCCGCCGATCGGCGGCCTCATCAAGCGCTGCTTCGATATCGCCGGTTCGCTGGTCGGTCTGATCGCTCTCAGCCCGCTGTTCGTGATGATTGCCCTGCTCGTCAAGTTTTCCGACGGTGGATCGATTTTCTATGGCCACCGTCGAATCGGGCGCGGCGGACGGATTTTTCCGTGCCTGAAATTCCGCACCATGGTCCCGGACGGCGACAAGGTGCTGACCGCGTATCTTGCCACCAATCCGGATGCCAATGCGGAGTGGATAGCGACCCGCAAGCTGAAGAACGACCCGCGTGTCACCCGCGTCGGAGCGGTGTTGCGGAAGCTCAGCCTTGATGAACTGCCGCAGATCATCAACATCCTGCAGGGCGACATGAGTCTTGTAGGGCCTCGCCCCGTGGTTCGTGACGAGTTGGAAATCTACGGCAGTGCCGCGGTGTACTATCTGAAATCCCGGCCCGGCCTGACCGGCCTGTGGCAGGTCAGCGGCCGCAACGACGTCTCGTACGACAGCCGAGTCGCCTTCGACCGCCACTATGTCGAGAACTGGTCGCTGTTCGGCGACGTGCGCATCATCATCAAGACCGTGCCGGCCGTCTGGATGTCACGCGGCTCTTACTGACCGGCCGCAGGCACCAGGCATCCGGCGGCAAGCTCATCGGGCGATGGGGCTAAAACGGATCGGAACGTTCAGTTGAAAACAGACATGTTCGAAGCCTTTAGCAGCGGCCGCTTTTCCGGCCGCTCTCGGCTCGTGGCCAGCTGCCTTGCGGCGTCGCTCGCTTTTCTTCCCCGGATCGCCGCGGCCGAGGAATACCATCTCGGCTCGCAGGACAAGCTCACCATCCGCATCGCCGAATGGCAGACCGTGGAAGGCACGTTCCGCGACTGGTCGGCGGTGAACGGCGAATACACGGTCGGCCCGGGCGGAACGCTGTCGGTGCCTTTTGTCGGCGAGTTGCCGGCGGCCGGCAAGACCACGGCGGAAGTCGCTGCGGCAATCGGCGAGGCGCTGCAGCACAAGCTCGCCCTGTCGGACAAGCCCGAAGCCTCGGTCGAAATGGCGCAATTCCGGCCATTCTACATTTCGGGTGAAGTGCAGAATCCCGGCCAATTCCCCTATGTGCCCGATCTGACGGTGCTGAAAGCGCTTAGCGTCGCCGGCGGCATCAGGCGCAATACCGACTACGGTCCCCAGCTCGGCAAGGACCTGGTCACCGCCAAGGGCAATTTCGATATTTCCGACGACCAGCGCGTGCGGCTGCTCGTCAGGCGCGCCCGCATCGATGCCGATCTGGCCGGCAAGACGAGCTTCGAAGCGCCGAAGGAGGTCGAGGGCGACCCAAGGCTGCCGACCATCGTCAATGACGAGATGACGATCCTGACCGCCGACCAGAAGGCGCTGAAGCTGAAGCTTGAGGCGCTCGACGATCTCAAGGGTGTCCTGCAGGCCGAAATCGAATCGCTCCAGAAGAAGATCGCCAACCAGCAGAAGCAGGTCGACCTGGCGCAGCAGCAGCTCGCCAGCATCGGTCCGCTGGCGCAGAAGGGCCTGGTCGCCAATGCGCGGCTTCTGGATTCGCAGCAGTCCGTTACCGACCTGCAGGGCAAGATCCTCGACTACGAGACGGCCATCCTTACCGCCAAGCAGGCGATCAGCAAGGCGACGCAGGACGCCATCGATGCCCAGAACACGTTGAGCTCGAGCCTCGCCGCCGACCGGCAGCAGACCGAAGCCGACCTGAACGAGGCCGCGTTGAAGGTGAATATGCAGAGAGGCCTGATAGCCCAGGCCAGCGATCCCGCGACGACGGCCACCATCACCAACGACCAGCAGCCTACCCTGCTCTATTCGCTGGTGCGCAATGTCGACGGCAAGACCAGCGAAATCGCCGCCAAGGAAGACACGCTGGTGCTGCCCGGCGATGTGATCAAGGTCAAGCTGGCGCCGCTGGCCAGCCAGTAAGCCTCGGGACTTCGGCGCCATCAAGCGCTTCGATCCGTATTCAGGGAATCCCCACCTCCGCCAGGCCCGCCTGGTGGAGGTTTTTATTGACGCGATTTTCGGGCCGCCAAACGATTGGAGCGTTTCGCGGAAATGGCGAACCGCTCTATCTCCTTATTTTAACGCAACTCCCAAGAGAAAACGCTACGCGCTTTTCCCGGGCAAACCGCTCATACTTTTTCTGGAATTGCTCCAGTTCACGATGCGTCGGCGGCCGGACGACCGACATGGCGGGGCCAGGCTGGCTCGCCCCGTGCCGCATCCGCCGGCTCGAAAGCCGGCGACCACCGCGTGCGGGTGACAGGCAGCCGGGCCAGCTTGAAGTAGCTGAAATACATCAGGAAGGAGCCCATGATGTAGGGATTGAGGATCTCGACCTCGACGAAGGAGCGGATAAGCAGCAGCACCATCACGCCGAAGAGAACCACCGATTCCGACTGCCATGCCTTGAAGATCACCGTCGAGACATGGCCGTAAAGCGTGCGCAGCATGATCAGCGATACCATCGCCGCTCCGGTGAAGCCGAGCTCGACAAGCGCCTCGACATAGGTGTTGTGGAAATGGAAGCCGGTGCGGGTGGTGATGTAGAATTCGTTCCACAGCCGCTCGGCCTCGGCAAAACCCTGCACCCAATAGGCGGCATAACCGACGCCGAGGATCGGCGAGCGCTGCGCGGCGTTCCAGCCCTGCTCCCACAGATAGGTCCGCCCGGTGAGGGTCGAATCCTTGCCGAAAAGGCCAAGCACGAAGTCCATGAGCCCGAGATTGAGTGCAACGAAGGCCACCACGACGATCAGGCCGGCGCCGACCAGGAAGATCACCCGGCGATAGCGCCGTGACAAAAGCTTGGTCATGGCAAGAAGCGCGATCAGCGCCAGGACCGCCGGTATCGAGGCCATCGAGGTGGCGGAATGCGAGACAACCAGCACATAGGCCGACAACAGCACGACGGGCACGGTCAGGATGAAGCTCTGCCGGCCACGCCGCAGGAAAGCAAGGAATACCACGGAGAAATAGATGCCAAGGGAGCCGACAAAGCCGATCTGGTTCTTGGAGGCAAAAGCGCCGACAAAATTGTAGGTGCCATCAAGCACGTCCTCGGAATAGCCGCCGACCTTGAGCGAATAGAGGAGGACGAAGAATATCCCGATCAGCGCGCCCAGCGTCAGGGTCCGCACGCTGACGGTGCGCGCAGCGACATAGGCACAGGCGATGTGGGAAAGGTACTGGATCGCCGTCCTGGCGGTGATGCCGGGTGCCTGCGACCAGAAGACGGAGAAGCAGACATAGGCCGCGAACAGCAGCGGCAGCCAGGCGCTGGACAGCTGCCGCAGGAAGCGCCGGTAGTCGACCAGAATGAGCGGAAGCCAGACGGCGTAATAGGCAAGGACCAGCACCTGGCCGAAAATGACGGAATAGGAGAACGCCCAGATCGAGACGGCAACGGCAAACGCGCCATAGACCGAGTTCTTCTCGGGATCGACCAGCAGGGACTTTGGAATCTTCATCTCAGAGTCCCGTCGACGCGCCCCAAGCCCGGCAGGCCGCAAGCCGGCCGGCATATCCGCGAACAGGGGCGTGCAATAAACCGCATCTCCATTGTGCAGTGCAATATAAACTATCGCACCGCATGCTCAATGGCAAATCCGGTCACCTTGTCTTACATCGGCGCGAACGGGGAGAGGTCAGCCGGCACACAGCACGCTCGCGCCGATCAGGCGAGGAGAACGCTACCACAGGGCTCCGCCGGTGACCTGTATGTTTTCCATGGTGATGCCTCTGGCGAGATCCGAGCACAGGAATACCGCCAGAGCGGCTATCTCCTGCGGCTGCAGCATGCGCTGCTGCGGGTTGCCCCTAGCAATCTCGGCCATTGCTTCTTCGGCCCTCCGCCCCTTGCCCTCGCGCTCGACGACTTGCGCCACATTGCGTCGCATCAGTTCGGTCTCGACCCATGTCGGGCTGATCATAACGCAGGTGACGCCGTGCGCGGCCCCTTCCAGGGCCACGCAGCGGGTGAGGCCGAGAAGTCCGGCCTTGGAAGCGCAATAGGCGGGGTTATCCTTCCAGCCGACGGAAGCGGCGGTCGAGCCGATGTTGACGATGCGCCCCCAGCCGCGCTCGATCATGCCGGGAAGCACGGCGCGGGTAGCGCGGAAGGCGCCGGTCAGGTTGGTGTCGACGATCTTGTCCCACAGCGCATCGGAATGGCCGCAGACCGGCTGCTCGGTGGTGGTGCCGGCGGCGTTGACCAGTATGTCGGCAGGGCCGATGGCGGCTTCGGCTTCGGCCACGAAACGGTTGGTGATCTCACTGTCGCGGACATCGAGATGAGCGGCCCGAACCCTGGTGCCATGGGCTGACAGGGCCGATCGCACGCGCTCAATTTCGTCGGCGCCCGGATAATAGGCGGCATCGGATCTGTCGGTGTCCGCAGGCGCGATATAGGAGCCGACGGCAACATTGGCGCCGGCTTGCGCCAAGGCCGTCGCAATGGCGAAACCCATGCCCGAAAACCCGCCGGTGACGATCGCGCCGCGGCCGGAAAGGTCTGTCATCGCGTGGTTCTCCGTTGGTTTGGGCAGGCAATCAGGTCCGGGAGTATTTGTCGACGCGGTTCGCGGCTTCACCCCCTCAAAGAGGCTTGCCCAGCCATTCGCGATAGAAGCCTTCAAGATCCGGTTCGAAATCGTGCACGATGGGATAGCCGGGTGCCGCCGCTTCGACCTCGTGCATGGTGCCGCACTCAGGGCAGATGAATTCGCGAATCTCCATCCATTGCGGATCGGGGATATCGCTGTTGGGGTAGATTTCGCGCAGCGATTCCTCGGTGTTGCGCACGATGATCGAAGCCTTCAGCTTCCAGTTCTTGCGATAGTCGCCGAAGGAATGGCCGCATTCGCAGCGTGTCACCCTCTCGTCGCCGCTCTGGCAGATGAAGAGATGATCCGAGACCGGCAACAGGATCGGATCCTTCCAGCCGACGCGGTCCTGCAGCACCGCGACATATTTGAAGAAGCGGTCGTCGTCCTTGTAGGC
It encodes:
- a CDS encoding polysaccharide biosynthesis/export family protein, which codes for MFEAFSSGRFSGRSRLVASCLAASLAFLPRIAAAEEYHLGSQDKLTIRIAEWQTVEGTFRDWSAVNGEYTVGPGGTLSVPFVGELPAAGKTTAEVAAAIGEALQHKLALSDKPEASVEMAQFRPFYISGEVQNPGQFPYVPDLTVLKALSVAGGIRRNTDYGPQLGKDLVTAKGNFDISDDQRVRLLVRRARIDADLAGKTSFEAPKEVEGDPRLPTIVNDEMTILTADQKALKLKLEALDDLKGVLQAEIESLQKKIANQQKQVDLAQQQLASIGPLAQKGLVANARLLDSQQSVTDLQGKILDYETAILTAKQAISKATQDAIDAQNTLSSSLAADRQQTEADLNEAALKVNMQRGLIAQASDPATTATITNDQQPTLLYSLVRNVDGKTSEIAAKEDTLVLPGDVIKVKLAPLASQ
- a CDS encoding SDR family NAD(P)-dependent oxidoreductase codes for the protein MTDLSGRGAIVTGGFSGMGFAIATALAQAGANVAVGSYIAPADTDRSDAAYYPGADEIERVRSALSAHGTRVRAAHLDVRDSEITNRFVAEAEAAIGPADILVNAAGTTTEQPVCGHSDALWDKIVDTNLTGAFRATRAVLPGMIERGWGRIVNIGSTAASVGWKDNPAYCASKAGLLGLTRCVALEGAAHGVTCVMISPTWVETELMRRNVAQVVEREGKGRRAEEAMAEIARGNPQQRMLQPQEIAALAVFLCSDLARGITMENIQVTGGALW
- a CDS encoding exopolysaccharide production repressor exox, with translation MSLPKFIVGMLFALAIVVAWSWLGGASLGTTLLRLIICAAVIQAGYFILVYAMIARSAPTPADRLREAERKLSSPDAPEGEKLGSARRSLH
- a CDS encoding acetone carboxylase subunit gamma, producing MTSYSKEVIADLVAGTLPWPQTRRVMSAYKDDDRFFKYVAVLQDRVGWKDPILLPVSDHLFICQSGDERVTRCECGHSFGDYRKNWKLKASIIVRNTEESLREIYPNSDIPDPQWMEIREFICPECGTMHEVEAAAPGYPIVHDFEPDLEGFYREWLGKPL
- a CDS encoding sugar transferase; translation: MRDIAKSATAGFSQADTDFPPPIGGLIKRCFDIAGSLVGLIALSPLFVMIALLVKFSDGGSIFYGHRRIGRGGRIFPCLKFRTMVPDGDKVLTAYLATNPDANAEWIATRKLKNDPRVTRVGAVLRKLSLDELPQIINILQGDMSLVGPRPVVRDELEIYGSAAVYYLKSRPGLTGLWQVSGRNDVSYDSRVAFDRHYVENWSLFGDVRIIIKTVPAVWMSRGSY
- a CDS encoding O-antigen ligase family protein, which encodes MKIPKSLLVDPEKNSVYGAFAVAVSIWAFSYSVIFGQVLVLAYYAVWLPLILVDYRRFLRQLSSAWLPLLFAAYVCFSVFWSQAPGITARTAIQYLSHIACAYVAARTVSVRTLTLGALIGIFFVLLYSLKVGGYSEDVLDGTYNFVGAFASKNQIGFVGSLGIYFSVVFLAFLRRGRQSFILTVPVVLLSAYVLVVSHSATSMASIPAVLALIALLAMTKLLSRRYRRVIFLVGAGLIVVVAFVALNLGLMDFVLGLFGKDSTLTGRTYLWEQGWNAAQRSPILGVGYAAYWVQGFAEAERLWNEFYITTRTGFHFHNTYVEALVELGFTGAAMVSLIMLRTLYGHVSTVIFKAWQSESVVLFGVMVLLLIRSFVEVEILNPYIMGSFLMYFSYFKLARLPVTRTRWSPAFEPADAARGEPAWPRHVGRPAADAS
- a CDS encoding ABC transporter ATP-binding protein, producing the protein MSKFSILRLSLFHDVAAFGAVIAQIGGRRTWTALLFLILGSLTEGISILLLVPLLHLVGRADQDFAVRLPNNDFVRWLVPDGTLQLTTVLCALVGLVAVQAAFNRFKSVYMARLLFDFINRLRMNLFESIGKARWGVFSRMRSSDLDHALTGDIDRVQGAAFSLLMLVQIAVLLVGYLVISMFISPVMTAFAIVIGIVMFIALQPFRSRATAFGRVLTSNRQDQYRTVSEFLGGIKVAKSLNVEASYFAQLQATLERMKADNIDYVRNSSIGTAVFQVTSVVGLSLFIYVALVRFNLSLAEIVVLLLVFMRIAPRFMDMQTQAQQVLINLPAYMAMRSLQARFDAEREPGHAEFDDAEKLSLDTGLNIRGVSFGYDEGAGKAVVSDITFGLPAGKVTALIGPSGSGKSTIADMLLGLLEPTTGKILVDGVEIDASNRRRWRDQVAYVPQDVFLLHDTIAANLRLAAPQASDDALWTALRAAHASEFVEQLGQRLETVVGDRGARLSGGERQRIALARALLRKPSLLILDEATSALDWQNQALIARSIDGLRGAMTILTIAHRPSMIAFADWVVAMEDGRVVEVGQYQRLKAKPASRLSRMLSGEQSETEPANVA